A genomic region of Alistipes megaguti contains the following coding sequences:
- a CDS encoding DEAD/DEAH box helicase family protein codes for MEARKTIVLCMLANEARQIDDPRYQFETEEKDHVVVKCVINNAEVLDVPGIEYRLHPNKTTENRLDALEVLIKDNTKRFSDVFRQLPYGIIKKNVTGIGATTLALTAENNCIVVCPTRSLAYEKYRKGIAPDGTEKYLYIGSAIGNIQKVSAEKIRAYLSNTEIPHKKILVVADSLPRLMEYLPLNLEKWHIMIDEIDSYQTDGVYRPALEDVIDYFFRFPERNRCLVSATIRPFSDPRLADLPLIDVKYEQFIRRPIHMIRTLNIAGSVAKTLKQITRQYPEDKIVVAYNSVSSMRVIIELLPDELKGQCEIWCSSQSEQQAGEYYPQKEIGTHLNKQITFLSCTFFTGIDIEDRYHLISVSDTRYLYTLLSPEKLLQIAGRCRHKDGLLSERFIYDIRARQTGEKKFDKQHNIACAEWIIKLFDLMNLGIANYNDVLHANAVRSVVNQVSGWKVSYGGSVPISLVRYNIEEKLTISYLNLDALEEFIRLRSQLYFDARAIITALEQDCEILEITNDEEPYSNKQQAIEIAVSDELKAIQNANIDECARLLKDRIADGSMSKNLIAQVERIASRELKVFISRFYQLMDYAPHEYLVDILSEARDKDNKWFRGFYNAVLFNALDQEHPFRTLIQSYFKPGERYSTEKIYEHMVAIFNASGLKIIKKPATAVSYLQSFCTLKRGKNCGTGKNYYRVEDYQSQKYLGKNHVEIPHIIDKFKLAGSVMKLK; via the coding sequence ATGGAAGCAAGAAAAACTATCGTTCTTTGCATGCTGGCAAATGAAGCCAGACAGATAGACGATCCTCGTTACCAATTTGAAACGGAGGAAAAAGATCATGTTGTTGTAAAATGCGTAATCAACAATGCAGAAGTCTTGGATGTTCCCGGTATCGAATACCGCCTGCACCCTAATAAAACCACAGAAAACAGGCTGGATGCTCTGGAAGTTCTCATCAAAGATAACACCAAAAGGTTTAGCGATGTATTTCGCCAACTCCCATACGGTATAATCAAAAAAAACGTTACAGGCATCGGAGCTACCACTCTGGCTTTAACGGCAGAAAATAATTGTATCGTAGTCTGCCCTACCAGAAGTTTGGCTTATGAAAAATATCGAAAAGGGATAGCCCCCGATGGAACAGAAAAGTATCTCTATATAGGCAGCGCAATAGGTAATATACAGAAAGTATCTGCGGAAAAGATTCGAGCCTATTTAAGCAACACGGAGATTCCACACAAAAAAATTCTGGTCGTGGCAGACAGTTTACCCAGATTAATGGAGTATTTGCCTCTTAATTTGGAAAAATGGCATATCATGATTGATGAAATCGATTCCTATCAAACAGATGGCGTATATCGACCGGCATTAGAGGATGTAATCGACTACTTCTTTCGATTCCCGGAACGGAATCGTTGTCTGGTTTCTGCAACAATTCGACCATTTTCCGACCCTCGATTAGCTGATTTACCTTTAATCGATGTAAAATACGAGCAATTCATCCGTCGTCCTATCCACATGATACGAACATTGAATATTGCAGGCTCGGTGGCTAAAACATTGAAACAAATCACACGACAATATCCGGAAGACAAAATTGTCGTAGCCTACAATTCAGTATCCTCCATGCGCGTAATCATTGAGTTATTACCGGATGAGTTGAAAGGTCAATGCGAAATATGGTGCAGTAGCCAGAGCGAACAACAGGCGGGTGAATATTATCCACAAAAAGAAATAGGTACTCATTTAAACAAACAAATAACCTTTTTAAGTTGTACCTTTTTCACAGGCATAGACATCGAAGATAGATACCACCTCATATCCGTATCGGATACAAGATATCTTTATACGCTATTGTCTCCCGAGAAATTATTACAGATAGCCGGCAGATGCCGCCATAAAGATGGATTGTTGAGCGAGCGGTTCATTTATGATATCCGCGCCAGACAAACAGGCGAAAAGAAATTTGACAAACAACATAATATAGCCTGCGCAGAGTGGATCATCAAACTTTTTGATTTAATGAACCTCGGGATAGCAAATTATAACGATGTACTACATGCCAATGCCGTCCGATCCGTTGTGAATCAAGTTTCAGGATGGAAAGTTTCATATGGAGGCAGTGTCCCGATTTCATTAGTACGCTATAACATAGAGGAAAAATTGACTATCTCGTATCTCAATTTAGATGCTCTTGAAGAATTTATTCGACTCCGATCTCAATTGTACTTTGATGCAAGAGCTATTATAACAGCCCTGGAACAAGATTGCGAGATTCTTGAAATTACTAATGATGAAGAACCATATTCCAATAAACAACAGGCTATTGAGATTGCGGTTAGTGATGAACTAAAAGCAATTCAAAATGCAAATATCGACGAATGTGCACGACTCTTGAAAGATCGTATCGCAGACGGAAGTATGAGTAAAAATCTGATAGCACAAGTCGAAAGGATCGCTTCAAGAGAGCTAAAAGTTTTTATTTCCCGTTTTTATCAATTAATGGATTATGCACCCCATGAATACCTTGTTGACATATTGTCAGAGGCGAGAGATAAAGACAATAAATGGTTTCGGGGATTTTACAATGCGGTGTTGTTCAACGCGCTGGATCAAGAACATCCATTTCGAACTCTTATACAGAGTTATTTTAAACCAGGAGAACGGTATTCCACAGAAAAGATCTACGAACACATGGTTGCAATCTTCAATGCATCGGGTTTGAAAATCATTAAGAAACCTGCTACTGCTGTAAGCTATTTACAAAGTTTCTGCACTCTTAAAAGAGGCAAGAATTGCGGCACAGGAAAGAATTATTATCGCGTAGAAGATTATCAATCGCAAAAATATTTAGGCAAGAATCATGTCGAGATTCCTCATATCATTGACAAATTTAAACTGGCCGGGAGTGTTATGAAATTAAAGTAA
- a CDS encoding site-specific integrase, with translation MIEILRITYYLYEFKKNRRGTAPIYCKLTTDGTGRQQFSTGLYVVPGLWDKEAQCVRGTSEDAVLINRRLQDITIELKGIERRLYEADGNVSLGEIYALYKQKTVENHTLCGIFRERLDKMAQLIGKEYSPATWQKFREVFAHVERYIQTTYGLQDIPIRNVDYRFIKQFEEALMERGLKAITINKIMQRVRQMVNYAFRCNYIQQDPFVEYKPLKERKRLVFLTQEELHKLEDFHFVQMRLETVKNIYLFSVYTGLAYHEAQALQPKHIAKGFDGRNWIALIRQKTDREISIPLLPQAEQLIVWFREHCQVGNYVQPRISNQKINSYLREIADIVGIDKKLTHHTARKTFATTILLYNDVPIEVVSKLLGHSDISVTQRSYAQVLNKNISNHIGRLEKQLLHKNADLQQNNH, from the coding sequence ATGATCGAAATACTGCGAATCACTTACTATCTCTACGAATTTAAAAAGAATCGAAGGGGTACAGCCCCGATCTACTGTAAATTAACAACAGACGGCACGGGACGTCAGCAGTTCTCAACAGGTCTTTATGTCGTCCCCGGATTGTGGGATAAAGAGGCTCAATGCGTTCGGGGCACATCAGAAGATGCCGTACTGATAAATCGTCGTCTGCAAGACATCACGATTGAACTTAAAGGAATTGAGCGCAGATTATATGAAGCAGACGGCAACGTATCGCTTGGAGAGATCTATGCCCTCTATAAACAAAAAACAGTAGAAAATCATACATTGTGCGGGATTTTCCGGGAACGTCTGGACAAAATGGCACAACTCATAGGCAAAGAATATTCACCTGCGACATGGCAGAAATTCCGAGAAGTATTTGCCCATGTTGAACGATATATACAGACTACATATGGCTTACAAGATATTCCGATTCGAAATGTGGACTACCGGTTCATAAAGCAGTTTGAAGAAGCACTCATGGAACGAGGGCTGAAAGCCATCACCATCAACAAGATCATGCAAAGAGTGCGTCAGATGGTCAATTATGCATTCCGCTGCAATTATATCCAGCAAGACCCGTTCGTCGAATACAAGCCTCTAAAAGAGCGAAAAAGACTGGTCTTTCTCACCCAGGAAGAGCTCCACAAGTTGGAAGATTTTCATTTCGTACAGATGCGGCTGGAAACAGTCAAGAACATTTATCTTTTCTCGGTCTATACGGGATTAGCCTACCATGAAGCACAGGCTCTGCAACCCAAACATATCGCAAAAGGATTTGACGGCAGGAACTGGATAGCACTGATTCGTCAGAAAACAGATCGTGAAATTTCAATTCCTTTGCTCCCACAAGCGGAACAATTGATCGTTTGGTTCCGGGAACATTGCCAAGTAGGTAATTATGTTCAACCTCGAATCTCCAATCAAAAGATCAACTCTTACTTGCGGGAAATCGCAGACATCGTAGGTATCGATAAAAAATTAACGCATCATACAGCCCGCAAAACTTTTGCTACAACCATCTTGCTGTACAATGATGTCCCCATAGAAGTTGTAAGCAAGTTGCTGGGGCATTCAGACATATCGGTCACACAACGTTCATATGCGCAGGTTCTGAATAAAAACATCAGCAACCACATCGGACGACTGGAAAAGCAACTTCTGCACAAAAACGCTGATTTACAACAAAATAATCATTAA
- a CDS encoding IS4 family transposase has protein sequence MNKGKTIFAQIMSLINEYEFKKCVDRYKGDRHAIKFNCRDQFMVMSFAQFTDRAGLRDIETTLNLCGDLYRSGIKAIPRSTLAEANEKKDWRIYQDFAMTLVKEATMLYKDEKLRIGLEEMIYAFDSSTIELCLKLCPWAEFHHGKGAFKIHTLMDLRGSIPTFVMLTPGKVNDARMMDKIPVEAGAFYLMDRGYVAFEKLYKHFQQKGACFVTRAKDNMSYEVIESRPVNKDSGVLSDETIRLAGYYSTRKYPDTLRLVVYEDFETGRSYRFLTNNFAIDDPLTIAELYHERWQIELFIKWIKQHLHIRTFYGTSKNAVYTQIWIAICDYLLLIIAKKRYGLDPSLHSISNSIGQVLFQRADIREIYNQPTTPVSVPEAGSVEQPTLW, from the coding sequence ATGAACAAAGGAAAAACAATCTTCGCTCAGATTATGTCTCTCATTAACGAATACGAGTTCAAGAAATGTGTCGACCGCTACAAAGGAGACCGGCATGCTATCAAATTCAATTGTCGTGACCAGTTCATGGTGATGAGTTTTGCACAGTTCACTGACAGAGCTGGTTTGAGAGATATAGAGACTACACTTAACCTCTGCGGCGACCTCTATCGCTCCGGAATCAAGGCAATACCTCGATCCACGCTTGCGGAGGCCAACGAGAAGAAGGATTGGCGTATATATCAAGACTTTGCGATGACTTTGGTAAAGGAAGCCACGATGCTTTACAAGGATGAAAAGCTGCGAATTGGTCTTGAGGAGATGATATATGCGTTTGACAGCAGTACCATTGAACTGTGTCTTAAGTTGTGTCCATGGGCCGAGTTTCATCATGGTAAGGGCGCGTTCAAGATACATACACTGATGGATCTGCGAGGCTCGATTCCCACATTTGTCATGCTCACGCCAGGCAAGGTTAACGATGCCAGGATGATGGACAAGATTCCTGTTGAAGCAGGTGCTTTCTACCTGATGGATAGGGGATATGTTGCCTTTGAGAAACTTTACAAGCATTTCCAGCAAAAGGGCGCCTGCTTTGTTACACGCGCCAAGGATAATATGTCTTATGAGGTTATTGAGTCCAGACCTGTCAACAAAGACTCGGGCGTTCTTTCGGATGAGACTATCAGACTTGCTGGATATTACTCTACCAGAAAGTATCCAGACACATTGAGACTTGTTGTATATGAAGACTTTGAGACTGGAAGATCATATCGATTTCTGACCAACAACTTTGCGATTGACGATCCGCTGACTATTGCGGAACTCTACCATGAACGCTGGCAGATAGAACTGTTCATCAAATGGATCAAGCAGCATCTTCACATCAGGACTTTCTACGGCACTTCCAAGAACGCCGTGTACACGCAGATATGGATAGCCATTTGTGACTATCTGCTGCTCATCATTGCGAAGAAGCGATACGGGTTGGATCCAAGTCTTCATTCTATCTCTAACTCAATCGGACAAGTCCTCTTCCAGAGGGCGGATATCCGTGAAATTTATAATCAGCCGACAACTCCCGTTAGTGTTCCGGAGGCGGGTTCTGTCGAGCAACCTACTTTATGGTAA
- a CDS encoding HIRAN domain-containing protein: MITLQVAPTQLHADSEGLFFLFIAFCVIVIIVNAAKLFKRHQENSSLTDSHSQEKSDANTVSYGYTTDEGETLFDDVKPEDDEVEYRIVGTNYRDLSKKDIGYSENFCLNASDDVKGDKYAVEIYNGRGNLVGYIERDLNKFWHKLLMKANPDNPVMRCRGYIGQFRNENDELKFYGKVFLPEIDEKDPDYKKIMNE, encoded by the coding sequence ATGATAACTCTTCAAGTCGCCCCGACCCAACTTCACGCCGACAGCGAAGGTTTATTCTTCCTGTTCATCGCCTTCTGCGTGATTGTAATCATCGTGAATGCCGCCAAGTTGTTCAAACGACACCAAGAGAACTCTTCTTTAACTGATTCCCATAGTCAGGAAAAATCAGATGCAAACACGGTAAGTTATGGATATACAACCGATGAAGGCGAAACTCTATTCGACGATGTCAAGCCTGAGGACGACGAGGTCGAATACAGAATTGTCGGGACCAATTACCGGGATCTATCCAAAAAGGATATCGGTTATTCCGAGAACTTCTGCCTAAATGCTTCCGACGATGTCAAAGGGGACAAATACGCTGTCGAGATTTACAACGGACGCGGGAACCTGGTCGGATACATCGAACGCGACCTGAATAAGTTTTGGCACAAATTGCTGATGAAGGCTAATCCCGATAATCCGGTCATGCGATGCAGAGGGTATATCGGGCAATTCAGAAACGAAAACGACGAACTGAAATTCTACGGGAAAGTTTTCCTTCCAGAGATTGACGAGAAAGACCCTGACTACAAGAAGATAATGAACGAATAA
- a CDS encoding HAD family phosphatase, producing the protein MKNIIFDLGGVLFARDKRKCDADLLGYFSFLRAPQMPRFWEDYDRGTNTLESVTRTLVEMTGQTYARCAEVLQQAIDLQEPIPVTEQLVRDLKASGRFRLYVLSNMAHEFIAHLRRFPVYGLFDGEVISCEELVVKPEPRIYEILLERYGLDPSQSLFVDDREANVAAAERLGIHGFLFDHRNPSASCATLRRQLLG; encoded by the coding sequence ATGAAAAATATCATATTCGATCTTGGGGGCGTGCTGTTCGCCCGTGACAAACGGAAATGCGATGCGGATCTGCTGGGTTATTTCAGCTTTTTGCGGGCGCCTCAAATGCCTCGCTTCTGGGAGGATTACGACCGGGGCACCAATACGCTGGAGTCGGTGACCCGTACGCTTGTGGAGATGACGGGCCAGACCTACGCCCGCTGTGCCGAGGTGCTGCAACAGGCCATTGACCTGCAGGAGCCGATTCCGGTGACCGAGCAGCTTGTCCGCGACCTGAAGGCTTCGGGCCGCTTCCGGTTGTATGTTCTGTCGAACATGGCCCACGAATTCATCGCCCACCTGCGCCGTTTCCCGGTCTACGGACTTTTCGACGGCGAGGTCATCTCGTGCGAGGAGCTTGTCGTCAAACCCGAGCCGCGCATCTACGAGATTCTGCTCGAGCGTTACGGTCTCGATCCCTCGCAGAGCCTCTTTGTGGACGACCGCGAGGCCAACGTCGCAGCGGCCGAACGGCTGGGCATCCACGGTTTCCTCTTCGACCACCGGAATCCGTCGGCTTCTTGTGCGACGCTGCGCCGGCAGCTGCTCGGCTGA
- a CDS encoding biotin/lipoyl-containing protein, producing the protein MARNLKIRDLTLRDGQQSSFATRMNQEQIDRCLPFYKDANFYAMEVWGGAVPDSVMRYLNENPWTRLETIYKAVGNVSKLTALSRGRNLFGYSPYTDEIIDGFCRNAIESGLGIMRIFDALNDVDNVKSTVKYVKQYGGIADCAVCYTVDPKYPALSFWDKLKGKKNPAPVFTDAYFLDKARQMAALGADMITIKDMSGLIPPRRVATLVKLFKQNLSIPVDFHTHCTPGYGLASVLAAIIAGVDIVDTNCWYFAGGTGAPAIELVYVFCKKLGIDLGVNMEAVAKINTQLREIRKELNMSVFGVEKPEPKPFNPLTDKLPAEIDALFDRAIKAAQADDETATIDACRKIEAYFGFPAPNELVQKAEIPGGMYSNMVAQLKQLKAEEILPRAMELIPTVRLAAGLPPLVTPTSQIVGAQAVNCALDEKAGRPMYTNKSSQFVGLVRGEYGKTPVKIDPEFRFKICGVREETPYDTSKYQMQPNPTLPEAGGVKLAANEKEVLLLELFPLVAKTFLTNEKVKAYEASKPAATPASKPAAAPASKPAATPASKPAAEPEAASITIQGKAVTVPLPGRVIELKVKVGDQVKVGDEILVLEAMKMENSITTDYAGEVKQIFVSVGQNVPTDAPLVDIG; encoded by the coding sequence ATGGCAAGAAATCTCAAAATCAGAGATCTGACGTTGCGCGACGGCCAGCAGTCGTCGTTTGCGACGCGTATGAACCAGGAGCAGATCGACCGCTGCCTGCCGTTCTACAAGGATGCGAATTTCTATGCGATGGAGGTTTGGGGCGGCGCCGTGCCCGACTCGGTGATGCGTTACCTGAACGAGAATCCGTGGACGCGTCTGGAGACGATCTACAAGGCCGTCGGCAACGTGTCGAAACTCACGGCCCTCTCGCGCGGCCGCAACCTCTTCGGCTATTCGCCCTATACGGACGAGATTATCGACGGCTTCTGCCGCAATGCGATTGAGAGCGGACTGGGTATCATGCGTATTTTCGATGCGCTGAACGACGTCGACAACGTAAAATCCACGGTCAAATATGTCAAGCAGTACGGCGGCATTGCCGATTGCGCCGTCTGCTATACGGTGGACCCGAAATATCCGGCGCTGAGCTTCTGGGACAAGCTCAAGGGCAAGAAGAATCCGGCTCCGGTCTTCACCGATGCCTATTTCCTCGACAAGGCCCGCCAGATGGCCGCACTGGGCGCCGACATGATCACGATCAAGGATATGTCGGGACTGATTCCGCCGCGCCGCGTTGCCACGCTGGTCAAACTCTTCAAGCAGAACCTCTCGATTCCGGTCGACTTCCATACCCACTGTACGCCGGGCTACGGTCTGGCATCGGTGCTGGCCGCCATCATCGCGGGCGTCGACATCGTCGATACGAACTGCTGGTATTTCGCCGGGGGCACGGGAGCTCCGGCCATCGAGTTGGTCTACGTCTTCTGCAAGAAGCTGGGCATCGACCTGGGTGTCAACATGGAGGCCGTCGCGAAGATCAACACGCAGCTGCGTGAGATCCGCAAGGAGCTGAACATGTCGGTCTTCGGCGTGGAGAAACCCGAGCCGAAACCTTTCAACCCGCTGACGGACAAGTTGCCGGCGGAGATCGACGCCCTGTTCGACCGCGCCATCAAGGCTGCGCAGGCCGACGACGAGACTGCTACGATCGACGCCTGCCGCAAGATCGAGGCCTACTTCGGCTTCCCGGCTCCGAACGAACTGGTCCAGAAGGCCGAGATCCCGGGCGGCATGTACTCGAACATGGTGGCCCAGCTCAAGCAGTTGAAGGCCGAGGAGATCCTTCCGCGCGCCATGGAGCTGATCCCGACGGTTCGTCTGGCCGCAGGACTTCCGCCCCTGGTGACGCCGACGTCGCAGATCGTGGGTGCTCAAGCCGTGAACTGCGCCCTGGACGAAAAAGCCGGCCGTCCGATGTACACGAACAAATCGTCGCAGTTTGTCGGCTTGGTGAGGGGCGAATACGGCAAGACGCCGGTGAAGATCGACCCGGAGTTCCGCTTCAAGATCTGCGGTGTGCGTGAGGAGACCCCCTACGATACGTCGAAATACCAGATGCAGCCGAATCCGACGCTTCCCGAGGCCGGCGGCGTGAAACTGGCGGCCAACGAGAAGGAGGTGCTGCTGCTGGAGCTGTTCCCGCTTGTAGCGAAGACCTTCCTGACGAACGAGAAGGTGAAGGCCTACGAGGCCTCGAAGCCGGCTGCCACTCCGGCCTCGAAGCCGGCTGCCGCTCCGGCCTCGAAGCCGGCTGCCACTCCGGCCTCGAAACCGGCTGCCGAGCCGGAAGCCGCTTCGATCACCATTCAGGGCAAGGCCGTTACGGTACCGCTGCCGGGTCGTGTGATCGAGCTGAAGGTGAAGGTCGGCGATCAAGTGAAGGTCGGCGACGAGATTCTGGTTCTCGAGGCGATGAAGATGGAGAACTCCATCACGACGGATTATGCCGGCGAGGTGAAGCAGATCTTTGTAAGCGTGGGCCAGAACGTTCCGACGGACGCTCCGCTGGTCGACATCGGTTGA
- a CDS encoding S24 family peptidase, translated as MTAKERLKAYLDYKKITQIAFAESIGASTGYVNAMSKGFGPKYEAIVREKYPDLNIGWVITGDGDMLSTAAHQVGVAIKADTESVVMIDYIPVHASASFVESICDEKECAFEKMPVIPLNGEKLDSSYKIFEVSGDSMVPTINDGALILAKEINEAQWAYAEGVVVVVFNEMVVIKRMAENRIFDSNMIVLSSDNEKYGKMQIELSNIRAIYKAKRKISENIF; from the coding sequence ATGACTGCAAAAGAAAGACTTAAGGCATACTTGGATTATAAAAAAATTACCCAAATCGCATTTGCGGAAAGTATCGGCGCCTCGACCGGATACGTCAACGCAATGTCAAAAGGGTTTGGGCCCAAGTATGAAGCCATCGTCAGAGAGAAATATCCGGACCTGAATATCGGCTGGGTTATTACCGGCGACGGCGACATGCTTTCAACAGCAGCTCATCAGGTCGGCGTCGCTATAAAAGCCGATACGGAATCGGTAGTCATGATCGATTATATCCCGGTTCACGCATCTGCCAGCTTTGTGGAAAGTATCTGCGACGAGAAAGAATGCGCGTTTGAAAAGATGCCGGTCATCCCGCTCAACGGTGAAAAACTGGATTCGAGCTACAAGATCTTTGAGGTCTCCGGAGATTCGATGGTACCCACGATCAACGATGGAGCGCTGATCCTGGCAAAGGAGATCAACGAGGCGCAATGGGCCTACGCCGAGGGGGTCGTCGTCGTTGTCTTCAACGAGATGGTCGTCATCAAACGGATGGCCGAGAACCGCATTTTCGATAGCAACATGATCGTCCTCTCATCCGACAATGAGAAATACGGGAAAATGCAGATCGAGCTGTCTAACATTCGGGCCATCTACAAAGCCAAACGGAAGATCAGCGAGAATATATTCTAA
- a CDS encoding AI-2E family transporter → MSSFREKYGRYSLYVLIAGLGVTIFVEILPFLGGLLGAVTIYILLRRQLWQLTEHRHWRPSLAATVLLAEAVICFLIPISLIGWMVAVKVQRVVVDPRSILVPVKHLVELVEARTGYELWSEANVRWLLGYIPRVGQWVVVGAADFAINLVVLLFVLYFMLTGGRRMEAYCSSLMPFDPRISRKVIHEIHLIVRSNAIGIPLLAVIQGIVAYVGYLVFGAPSPLFWGVLTCFATVIPIVGTALVWIPLALFMALTGSWAPAIGLTLYGTLVVTHVDNVVRFLMQRRMAHTHPLVTIFGVIIGLSLFGFMGVIFGPLLLAMFLYFVNLFKCRYLERNRICQ, encoded by the coding sequence ATGTCATCCTTTCGCGAAAAATACGGGCGATATTCGCTCTATGTACTGATCGCCGGTCTGGGCGTGACGATCTTCGTGGAGATCCTTCCCTTTCTGGGCGGACTGCTCGGAGCCGTGACGATCTACATTCTGCTGCGGCGCCAGCTGTGGCAACTGACCGAACACCGGCACTGGCGTCCGAGTTTGGCTGCTACGGTGCTGTTGGCGGAGGCGGTGATCTGCTTTCTGATTCCCATATCGCTGATCGGCTGGATGGTCGCCGTGAAGGTCCAGCGTGTGGTGGTCGATCCGCGTTCGATCCTCGTCCCGGTGAAACACCTTGTCGAACTGGTCGAGGCGCGCACGGGCTACGAACTCTGGTCCGAGGCCAACGTGCGGTGGCTGTTGGGATATATTCCGCGCGTGGGGCAGTGGGTGGTGGTCGGGGCGGCCGATTTCGCCATCAACCTCGTGGTGCTGCTCTTCGTGCTTTACTTCATGCTCACCGGCGGTCGTCGGATGGAGGCCTACTGCAGCTCTCTGATGCCCTTCGACCCCCGCATCTCGCGCAAGGTTATCCACGAAATCCACCTTATCGTCCGTTCGAATGCCATCGGCATCCCGCTGCTGGCCGTCATCCAGGGCATCGTGGCCTACGTGGGCTATTTGGTGTTCGGGGCTCCGAGTCCGCTGTTCTGGGGGGTGCTGACCTGCTTTGCGACGGTCATCCCGATCGTCGGCACGGCATTGGTGTGGATTCCGCTGGCACTCTTTATGGCCCTGACCGGTAGCTGGGCGCCGGCTATCGGGCTGACGCTCTACGGGACGCTGGTGGTTACCCACGTGGATAATGTCGTGCGTTTCCTGATGCAGCGGCGCATGGCCCATACCCATCCGCTGGTGACGATCTTCGGGGTCATTATCGGGCTTTCGCTCTTCGGCTTCATGGGGGTGATCTTCGGACCGCTGCTTCTGGCGATGTTTCTCTACTTCGTCAACCTCTTCAAGTGCCGTTACCTGGAGCGGAACCGCATCTGCCAGTGA